The genomic interval GCTTTAGCAGCACAGTTGTCGGCTTTATGTGGTGTTGGGCACAGTATCTTATCCTTTATCTATAATCCTAAATGATTCGTTTTTGATAAATTCTTCTTTATGAACTCGAAGTTCGCCTGCTGAATTATACTCCCATGTTTCTCTAAATATTAATTCAGCATCATCATTGTACCTTAGTAACTCAACTCTGTTTCCATTACTATCATAGCTATATTGCTCGTATTGATATAAGATCATTTTTTCTGATGGATACCAATTTCTTCTTATTAGCTCATCTTTGTTATTGTATGAATAAGTATTAATCCATGTCTTCTCTTTCGTCTTCGCATCAACTTGATAAGTTCTTGTTAATCTATTTAAGGAATCATATTCATTAAAAAATCTTACTGAAACAGTTCCATCTGGACTTAAGCCTACACTTTCAAGTAAATTCCCCTTATTGTCATACCTTATATATTTTTGAAATGGATTTTCTTTTGGATTTTTCTGCCCATAGACAAATATCGGTAAGCATAGAATCAAGATTATTATATTTTTTTTCATTTAGTATGATTGTGCCCAATGGAGCATGAACCTACGCATACCATTGCTGTTGGTGGAGCATTGTGTGTTGGCAGCATGGTTGTCGGCAGGTTTAATGTTAGCAGTGGTATCTTTTCATTTTATGTCCCCTAATGGTTTTGAGGAATGGTGGACTGTTAAGACATCAATTCGGTCTTCACTGCTTATTTCGTAAATTATTCGGTAGTTCCCTTCTATCAATTCTCTTATCGTTTCACTATTTCTCTCTGGCACCATTCTACCGATTCTAGGCATGGTTTTTAAAACATTAGTTTTATTGAAAAGTTTGGACACAATAGCAGATGCATATTTTTCAGAGTAGCCACTACTGTATTGCGCTATATTGGTTAAGTCATCTATAGCCTGTTCAGTCCATATTACTTTAACCATTTCTCTAATTTTTTCTTGGCCTCTTCCTCTGTATAAATCTTCCCTTGTTGTACTTGGCGTTGTCCTTCTTCAATTTTGTACAAAACCATCAATCTTTCAATCAGTTCATCTACAGAAAATTCATCAGGCATACCTTGTATAGTTTCTAATATTTGTGTTTTTTTCATTAGTCCATTATCTGTTTTATCCGAATTTACGAAAATCCTTCTATTTTGTCTAATCTTTATCACTGCTAACGGCCCACGGCTTCCCATCGGCGAGCCTTTGTGTTCAGGTTGTGGTTGGAATAGGCCGCTGATTGGATGAAGCAAGTGTTGCCTGCACATAGTTTAACTTTCACTTATTTCTATTGGCTTGTCTTTATTCCGTTCCAGGAACAGAAGTAATAGCTCAATATCTTCTTTATTTATCCCATTGTAAGACTGGTCTTCTGATGGCTCTATCATCTTAAGTGCTTCAATCGTGTCAGCTACGTCTTTTATGAGCGAAACCTGCCCTTCTACATCTTGAAATCCAATACACTCATTCCATTCCTTAAGAATTTGAATATAAGGATTTCTCTTTTGCTGCCAATTATCAAACATCTTATCGGCTAGCCAGTCAAATTCGTATTTACGCATGATAAAGCTTTCCGAATTATCCTGCACTTGAAAGATGATCTCATCCTCAAAAGCTCCATAAGGTGGTATTTCTTTGATTTTGCTGGTATGGTAAATTCTAGTCATTCATCTTGTACTATCATTTCTATTGCAGGCAACGCAAATATTTACGCAACTATTGCCTTTGCTAGGACTTTGCGCTCTGGTGGCATAGTTGTCGATTAAATATGGTGTTGCCTGCTTTATTTATCTTTTCGACTCTTAGTTGGTAAACACTTCTTTTACTCTTTTTGAAATTAACAAGTAGGATATAGCTAAAAGACAAAAAACAATAATGCGTATTAGTCCAAAATAGTCAATACCTCCATCATATCGCCAGATAAAAAAACCACCTATAACAAAGTATAGAAGGTTAATTGAAAGAAAGGCAATAATTAATGTAGGCGTATATCTTTTTCTCATTAAAAAACATACTGTTGCTGCTATGCCAATCACGATCATTATCAAATAGTAGCTTAAAGTTATACTATCTATAGAATTAAAATATGTGATAATTGCCTTAGATACTGAAAAACTTCCCCAAGCTATATTTATAAAAAGAAGGATTAGCCAAACTCCATAGCCTGGTTTTTCATTACCATCTAGATATTCATTCCTGGTTAATTCTTTCATAATTTATTATTGCAGGCAATGAATAGCAAATAAGCGCAGGCGGGGATACATGCTTAGGCTTGCGCTGGAGCATCCCGCTTGTCGGCTTAACTGCTGTTGGGCAAAGTCTTTTATTATTTTTCTTTAATGCCCTCCCTTTGAGGAAAAGTAAGCTTTTTGTACCGGGAAGGCAACTTTCAGGTAAGGAATTTTCAATCTTTTGCTGCTCTTTTCGATGATTTTTTTAGCTGCTCGTAGGCCACCATAAGTGAGTGAGAAGAGGGCATCGAAGTATTTTTTTATTCTTTTCTGCCTTCTTTTATTGTTTATTCTCAGCCTTTGTCTGTTCAAAAATACCTTGGGGCAATAAAAACCCGGCTGCCTTTTGATCAAAGCAGGCAAAAATGAATACTCGTAAGAGAAAAGCCTTAGGGAAGGCATCATAAGACTTAAATCAAGAACTATCATCACTACTTGCAACTGACAAGGTGCGCCACTTTACCCGAATACCACTAAAATATTGACCTATATACTTAAGTGAATCCTGACAAGTGCTACAATTCAAAGCCTTTTCTCCATACACTTCTTGCCAATAGGTTTCAAAGTCTGAAAAGGTGGGCTCAGCAATGCTTGCCACCTGCTGGGGAAGAGGGGTAGCCGGTTGTGCTGCAGCTTCCTTTCTTTTGACACGCGTGGCATACAAGCCATAGTAGCGGACCATACGGAAACTTTTGGCCGGTACATGTTGCAATAGCCGGTCTAGAAACTCACTGTATGGCAAGACCATCATCGCTTCTTTAGGCTTTTCCCCGGTTTTACTGTTTTTGTAATCTTTATAGATAAAGCTTATCCTGCCTGCCTGGATAGAAGCAATGCGGTACTCACTCAGGCAGGCTCTCTTGGTGTAGCGGCCTACATACTTGACAATATGACTTTTATCAGCTAAGGCAGGCTGTACAGACACTACCCAATCCTGGCTGTTGAGCTTTTTTAAGAAAGACAGAAAGTAGCTTCTACCCAAACAGAGACTGCCCGGGAGACGTAAGCTGCCTTTTTCATACAGCTCTATGAGTCCCTTTTCAAACTGCCACCGGAACCGTTTCTTCAGGTGAGCACTATTACAAAGATAATTATCCGGCAGTACTACCTGCTCGCCGGTGGCCTGATTTACCCCACCACCTGAGACGATCAGATGCAGATGCGGGTGGTATTTGAGATCACTGCCGGCTGTGTGCAAGACGCTGACGATCCCACAATGCAGCCCATGTTTATAGCTCAAGTAGTTGCACAACACCTGGCTGCTGGCCCGGAAGAATAAATCATAGATAGCTTTGGCATTGTCTCTGGCTAGTTTGCGTAGAGCGGCGGGCAAAGTAAAAACTACATGATGATGGGCAATGTCTAAAAGCTTTACCTGCAGGTCTTCTGCCCAGCGCTGGGTTTCTGCCGAACCACAGTTGCCACAAAAGCGGTGTTTACAGGAGTGATACAGATATTTCTGCGCTTGGCAGCCACTACATCTAAATAAATGATAGCCTAGTTTGCCTGTCCGGCAGCACAAGGTTTGATTAACAGCTGTTAAATGACGTTCTTCTACAAACAAGTGCCTGCTTTTAGAAAGCAGATAATCTTTGAAATATAAGCGGTAGATGTCGGATAAATGGTATTTCTTCTGATAGCG from Rhodocytophaga rosea carries:
- a CDS encoding type II toxin-antitoxin system RelE/ParE family toxin, which gives rise to MVKVIWTEQAIDDLTNIAQYSSGYSEKYASAIVSKLFNKTNVLKTMPRIGRMVPERNSETIRELIEGNYRIIYEISSEDRIDVLTVHHSSKPLGDIK
- a CDS encoding DUF2569 family protein: MKELTRNEYLDGNEKPGYGVWLILLFINIAWGSFSVSKAIITYFNSIDSITLSYYLIMIVIGIAATVCFLMRKRYTPTLIIAFLSINLLYFVIGGFFIWRYDGGIDYFGLIRIIVFCLLAISYLLISKRVKEVFTN
- a CDS encoding IS91 family transposase, producing MCQSTLEKASPQAYRYQKKYHLSDIYRLYFKDYLLSKSRHLFVEERHLTAVNQTLCCRTGKLGYHLFRCSGCQAQKYLYHSCKHRFCGNCGSAETQRWAEDLQVKLLDIAHHHVVFTLPAALRKLARDNAKAIYDLFFRASSQVLCNYLSYKHGLHCGIVSVLHTAGSDLKYHPHLHLIVSGGGVNQATGEQVVLPDNYLCNSAHLKKRFRWQFEKGLIELYEKGSLRLPGSLCLGRSYFLSFLKKLNSQDWVVSVQPALADKSHIVKYVGRYTKRACLSEYRIASIQAGRISFIYKDYKNSKTGEKPKEAMMVLPYSEFLDRLLQHVPAKSFRMVRYYGLYATRVKRKEAAAQPATPLPQQVASIAEPTFSDFETYWQEVYGEKALNCSTCQDSLKYIGQYFSGIRVKWRTLSVASSDDSS